Proteins encoded in a region of the Sugiyamaella lignohabitans strain CBS 10342 chromosome B, complete sequence genome:
- the EMP70 gene encoding Emp70p (Protein with a role in cellular adhesion and filamentous growth; also endosome-to-vacuole sorting; similar to Tmn3p; member of Transmembrane Nine family of proteins with 9 transmembrane segments; EMP70 has a paralog, TMN2, that arose from the whole genome duplication; GO_component: GO:0005768 - endosome [Evidence IEA]; GO_component: GO:0005768 - endosome [Evidence IDA] [PMID 8314797]; GO_component: GO:0010008 - endosome membrane [Evidence IEA]; GO_component: GO:0000329 - fungal-type vacuole membrane [Evidence IDA] [PMID 20681974]; GO_component: GO:0016021 - integral component of membrane [Evidence IEA,IEA]; GO_component: GO:0016021 - integral component of membrane [Evidence ISM] [PMID 12192589]; GO_component: GO:0016020 - membrane [Evidence IEA]; GO_function: GO:0003674 - molecular_function [Evidence ND]; GO_process: GO:0006878 - cellular copper ion homeostasis [Evidence IGI,IMP] [PMID 20681974]; GO_process: GO:0016197 - endosomal transport [Evidence IMP] [PMID 20526336]; GO_process: GO:0001403 - invasive growth in response to glucose limitation [Evidence IMP] [PMID 18178563]; GO_process: GO:0007124 - pseudohyphal growth [Evidence IGI] [PMID 18178563]; GO_process: GO:0007034 - vacuolar transport [Evidence IGI] [PMID 20526336]): MVATGWVRLLCLCLWWSWQLVPVSCFNLPGTAPRDYVKGERVPLNTNAVSVTRWSHSRGKPSLAFPHDYYSKPFKFCQPEGGYTQVPGNLGSLLFGDRIYDTPFDIRMLEKVECAHLCSSHWDDMEAAFLTRSIYTGLGYHWNIDNLPLVFEQDDDAQAHFLNNNLAGGVPLGLFYSVHAQPLVNVYNHFRFTFQYHEHSPGQYRIVGANVAPYSKNYTTEEELRTCKVGTPKIALPPHSPGAVDIQFTYTVRWEPSNVKWASRWDKYVDIQNSSVKWLGLCNALFWTAAICFALGHFASKRIRKDIYNIRQSSEISGGSGDDSSWKFLKDSALRAPKNVLVLSILVGNGFHLCFLFVLTLVFAGFGLMSPEKRGSLATNAIYIYAFTSIIAGSVSAYCFKFFTGEDYDDSYVRSSSEKNNTLIKSNLTLWTLLFILTPTLIPGMIFGGFIIMNFFVIFQGSSGAVPFPVIVNLVGLWFFVSIPCSVVGSFLVKRKGGNLFGGYQPYDYARSSEKPLKPIPNLPIYLRPIVRTLLAGVLPFITVSIELRYIMNSLWLHRIYYMLGFLFVSYVLMIVSCVMLTIGFVYLMLQAGDHRWQWSSFLMAGSISIYVFLSSAVLLFYRYSYGGVVATLLYLTYTLILCGALFLTTASIGFVCTWVFIHTIYSAVRID; this comes from the coding sequence ATGGTCGCGACAGGTTGGGTGAGATTGCTATGTCTGTGTCTGTGGTGGAGCTGGCAGTTGGTTCCAGTCAGTTGCTTTAATCTGCCGGGAACTGCTCCACGAGACTATGTCAAGGGAGAGAGAGTTCCTTTAAATACAAACGCAGTGTCGGTAACTCGATGGAGTCATAGTCGTGGTAAACCCAGTCTGGCGTTTCCTCATGATTACTATTCCAAACCGTTTAAATTTTGTCAGCCTGAGGGTGGATATACTCAGGTGCCAGGCAACCTGGGATCATTGTTGTTTGGTGATCGAATCTATGATACTCCATTTGATATTCGAATGCTAGAAAAAGTAGAATGTGCTCACCTGTGTAGTTCACATTGGGACGATATGGAAGCGGCTTTTCTTACGAGAAGTATTTATACTGGTTTAGGATACCATTGGAATATTGACAACCTGCCACTTGTATTTGAACAGGACGACGATGCTCAAGCACACTTTCTCAATAACAATCTGGCTGGTGGTGTACCATTGGGTTTATTCTACTCGGTTCATGCTCAACCTTTGGTCAATGTGTATAATCATTTTCGATTCACATTTCAATACCACGAACATTCACCGGGTCAGTACAGGATAGTAGGTGCTAATGTGGCTCCTTACTCTAAGAACTATACAACAGAAGAGGAGTTGAGAACTTGTAAAGTGGGAACTCCAAAAATTGCGTTACCGCCTCATTCACCTGGTGCGGTCGATATCCAATTTACCTACACAGTTCGATGGGAGCCATCCAACGTGAAATGGGCGTCGAGATGGGACAAGTATGTGGATATCCAGAACTCCAGTGTCAAATGGTTGGGTCTTTGTAATGCGTTGTTCTGGACTGCCGCCATATGTTTTGCTTTGGGCCACTTTGCTTCTAAACGGATTCGCAAGGATATTTATAACATTCGTCAAAGCAGCGAAATCAGCGGCGGTAGTGGTGACGATTCCAGTTGGAAGTTCCTGAAAGACAGCGCTTTGAGAGCGCCTAAAAATGTACTTGTGCTGAGTATTCTGGTAGGAAACGGGTTCCATCTCTgttttctgtttgttttgacCCTTGTATTTGCCGGTTTTGGGCTCATGTCGCCCGAGAAGCGAGGCTCATTGGCTACTAATGCCATCTACATCTACGCATTTACTTCGATTATTGCCGGATCAGTCTCGGCCTACTGTTTCAAGTTCTTTACTGGTGAAGACTATGACGACTCGTATGTTAGGTCATCGAGCGAGAAAAACAACACTCTCATTAAGAGCAACCTGACCTTGTGGACCCTGCTGTTTATTCTGACTCCGACATTGATCCCCGGCATGATCTTTGGAGggtttattattatgaacTTTTTTGTGATATTCCAGGGTTCGTCTGGAGCAGTGCCATTTCCCGTGATTGTGAACCTAGTGGGACTGTGGTTTTTCGTGTCGATCCCATGTTCTGTGGTTGGCAGTTTTCTTGTAAAGAGGAAAGGCGGCAACCTGTTCGGTGGATATCAACCATACGACTATGCCAGGAGTTCGGAAAAGCCCCTCAAACCAATTCCAAACCTGCCGATATACTTGAGACCCATAGTACGAACCCTTCTGGCTGGTGTATTACCGTTCATAACAGTATCAATCGAGCTGAGATATATAATGAACTCGCTGTGGCTGCACAGAATCTACTACATGCTGGGATTCCTATTTGTCAGCTACGTTCTCATGATCGTATCCTGTGTCATGCTAACCATTGGCTTCGTATATCTGATGTTACAAGCAGGCGACCATCGCTGGCAATGGTCGAGCTTTCTCATGGCAGGCTCCATCAGTATTTATGTGTTTCTGAGCTCGGCAGTCCTGCTGTTTTACCGCTACTCCTACGGTGGTGTAGTAGCCACCCTGCTCTACCTGACCTACACCCTGATCCTCTGTGGAGCGCTGTTCCTGACAACCGCCAGCATCGGCTTCGTGTGCACCTGGGTGTTCATCCACACTATATATTCGGCTGTCCGCATAGATTAA
- a CDS encoding aldo-keto reductase superfamily protein (NADPH-dependent alpha-keto amide reductase; reduces aromatic alpha-keto amides, aliphatic alpha-keto esters, and aromatic alpha-keto esters; member of the aldo-keto reductase (AKR) family; protein abundance increases in response to DNA replication stress; GO_component: GO:0005737 - cytoplasm [Evidence IEA,IEA]; GO_component: GO:0005737 - cytoplasm [Evidence IDA] [PMID 14562095]; GO_component: GO:0005634 - nucleus [Evidence IEA,IEA]; GO_component: GO:0005634 - nucleus [Evidence IDA] [PMID 14562095]; GO_component: GO:0005886 - plasma membrane [Evidence IDA] [PMID 16622836]; GO_function: GO:0004032 - alditol:NADP+ 1-oxidoreductase activity [Evidence IDA,ISS] [PMID 11306085]; GO_function: GO:0004033 - aldo-keto reductase (NADP) activity [Evidence IDA] [PMID 17140678]; GO_function: GO:0051268 - alpha-keto amide reductase activity [Evidence IDA] [PMID 15564669]; GO_function: GO:0051269 - alpha-keto ester reductase activity [Evidence IDA] [PMID 15564669]; GO_function: GO:0016491 - oxidoreductase activity [Evidence IEA,IEA]; GO_process: GO:0043603 - cellular amide metabolic process [Evidence IDA] [PMID 15564669]; GO_process: GO:0006725 - cellular aromatic compound metabolic process [Evidence IDA] [PMID 16268655]; GO_process: GO:0042180 - cellular ketone metabolic process [Evidence IDA] [PMID 17140678]; GO_process: GO:0034599 - cellular response to oxidative stress [Evidence IGI] [PMID 17919749]; GO_process: GO:0055114 - oxidation-reduction process [Evidence IEA,IEA]): MSIATEGAKGKDWIVDDEELGLQLLKKAYDSGIRTIDTANVYSHGHSELIVGKFLKKYNIPRSTVVILTKVHGRVDDPNIPDTEINWINRHGLSRKHVFDSVAASVERLGTYIDVLQIHRLDKSTPKREIMETLHDIVKSGDVRYIGSSSMRAVDFAQLQFIAEKNGWTKFISMQNYYSALYREEEREMIPFCNDTGVGLIPWSPLARGVLARPLDTIKSTLRSGTDPMFTKMNHGETEADQAIINRVEEIAKKRQVSMAIVALAWVLSKGAAPIVGFNKLERIDEAVASVSFKLTDDEIAYIEEPYQPKNIIGYV, from the coding sequence ATGTCAATTGCGACCGAGGGTGCCAAGGGCAAAGACTGGATTGTGGACGACGAGGAATTGGGATTGCAATTGCTGAAGAAGGCGTACGATTCAGGCATTCGAACTATTGATACAGCCAATGTTTACTCTCATGGTCATTCGGAATTGATTGTTGGCAAGTTCTTGAAAAAATACAACATTCCTCGTTCCACAGTGGTGATTCTGACCAAGGTGCACGGACGGGTGGACGACCCCAACATTCCCGATACCGAGATCAATTGGATTAACCGCCATGGGCTGAGCCGGAAGCATGTTTTTGACTCAGTTGCTGCGTCAGTCGAACGTCTTGGCACTTATATTGATGTGCTGCAGATTCATCGTCTTGATAAGTCGACTCCGAAAAGGGAGATAATGGAAACCTTACATGACATAGTCAAGAGTGGGGATGTTCGCTACATCGGTTCTTCAAGCATGAGGGCAGTTGATTTCGCACAATTGCAGTTCATTGCAGAAAAGAATGGCTGGACAAAGTTCATTTCCATGCAGAATTATTATTCGGCACTGtacagagaagaagaaagggAAATGATCCCATTCTGTAACGATACAGGAGTGGGATTGATTCCTTGGAGTCCTCTTGCCCGAGGAGTTCTTGCTCGGCCTCTGGATACTATTAAGTCGACACTTCGATCGGGTACAGACCCCATGTTCACTAAAATGAACCATGGAGAGACCGAAGCGGATCAGGCCATCATCAACCGAGTGGAGGAGATCGCCAAAAAGCGACAGGTGTCGATGGCCATTGTGGCACTTGCTTGGGTGCTTTCCAAAGGCGCAGCACCCATTGTCGGATTTAATAAGCTCGAGCGTATCGACGAGGCGGTCGCATCTGTCAGTTTCAAGCTGACCGACGACGAGATCGCCTACATAGAGGAGCCCTACCAGCCCAAGAACATTATCGGTTAcgtataa
- the UGO1 gene encoding Ugo1p (Outer membrane component of the mitochondrial fusion machinery; binds directly to Fzo1p and Mgm1p and thus links these two GTPases during mitochondrial fusion; involved in fusion of both the outer and inner membranes; facilitates dimerization of Fzo1p during fusion; import into the outer membrane is mediated by Tom70p and Mim1p; has similarity to carrier proteins but is not likely to function as a transmembrane transporter; GO_component: GO:0016021 - integral component of membrane [Evidence IEA]; GO_component: GO:0031307 - integral component of mitochondrial outer membrane [Evidence IDA] [PMID 19237599]; GO_component: GO:0016020 - membrane [Evidence IEA]; GO_component: GO:0005741 - mitochondrial outer membrane [Evidence IEA,IEA]; GO_component: GO:0005741 - mitochondrial outer membrane [Evidence IDA] [PMID 16407407]; GO_component: GO:0005739 - mitochondrion [Evidence IEA]; GO_component: GO:0005739 - mitochondrion [Evidence IDA] [PMID 16823961]; GO_function: GO:0003674 - molecular_function [Evidence ND]; GO_process: GO:0008053 - mitochondrial fusion [Evidence IGI,IMP] [PMID 11257114]; GO_process: GO:0008053 - mitochondrial fusion [Evidence IMP,IPI] [PMID 12808034]) gives MSNGSSSLRPYYDPETFRSPVKGHNGLTIVHGTTVRDSLSNQGAHTAVSAPSPGSSSSSASGSGGFVYLDAGDGLNAIAMSLTRLYAKTLVSQPFEISRLLLQVGDWTDVQQSRSSGAKSRDGLNNSNGDDQTSSGNRNCSDDEEEDDDEDEDEDDEINYFTAVSGDYRLQEMRKKIKQEKRAATQESPDGDGIPSGARPGTSSSPPRIKPNSKAYTEVIRPSTIRIFDIMSALNEKDGVKGLWRGLQTTFIFDALTSMVEAWLSGFLSSISGIPDPQFVEVLHSPNPLLSLGTAVTAAVLTSVILSPIDTIRTRFAVSTFSTGPRSFRASIISLKSYTSPWLVLIPTILQSGLTSVIHLSTPYLLYTKFGIDMFSSPSLYSAMSLVSSIMELSVRLWNGYDATELATPEAFEADPSLVWQFYSYRRRAALKAKPNAGHYALAELARRQGPNKFLTLTQNVDGLSVRAKHPPEGLLHLHGDLFTLQCTSFTCTYKEEGNFQDPLTPALRESINQFDKKLSGETSNDSNNDINANDEGASDEGNGHDTIKHIPISDLPICPLCRVGLLRPGVVWFGEPLPLRVMTRADDFITSDEVDLILVVGTSGTVWPAAGYVEQVVMNGGKVAIFNIDPPDMTDKDFDGWIFTGDATHWLPKALEPLVGKIRVPSR, from the exons ATGTCGAAtggaagcagcagtttGCGGCCATATTACGATCCCGAGACGTTCAGATCTCCAGTCAAGGGCCATAATGGGCTGACGATAGTTCACGGGACAACCGTGAGAGACTCACTTTCAAATCAGGGAGCACATACCGCGGTTTCGGCGCCTAGTCctggcagcagtagcagcagcgccAGTGGAAGCGGCGGTTTTGTGTATTTGGATGCTGGCGATGGTTTGAATGCTATAGCTATGTCGTTGACAAGATTATATGCTAAAACTTTGGTGTCGCAGCCTTTTGAGATCAGTAGACTGTTACTTCAGGTTGGCGACTGGACCGATGTCCAGCAGAGTAGAAGCTCAGGGGCAAAATCCAGAGATGGCTTGAATAATAGTAATGGAGACGACCAGACGTCATCAGGCAATAGAAACTGTTcagatgacgaagaagaagatgacgacgaagatgaagatgaggatgatgagatAAACTATTTCACGGCGGTGTCGGGCGACTACCGACTTCAGGAGATGCGGAAGAAGATCAAACAAGAGAAACGAGCAGCAACACAAGAATCACCGGATGGCGACGGCATTCCATCAGGAGCTCGACCTGGAACCTCGTCGTCACCACCTCGCATAAAACCCAATTCAAAAGCATATACTGAAGTGATTCGACCGTCTACAATCCGGATCTTCGACATCATGTCGGCATTAAATGAGAAAGACGGAGTCAAAGGCTTATGGCGAGGACTGCAAACgacatttatttttgatgcACTGACATCTATGGTTGAGGCATGGCTGTCCGGATTCTTATCGTCGATATCGGGCATTCCCGACCCTCAATTTGTCGAGGTTCTACATTCACCCAACCCGCTTCTGTCACTAGGAACAGCCGTCACTGCGGCCGTCCTGACTTCAGTGATCCTATCTCCAATTGATACTATTCGCACTCGCTTTGCCGTGAGCACTTTTTCAACAGGACCACGATCATTCCGAGCATCAATCATCAGCTTGAAATCATACACCAGTCCATGGCTGGTTCTGATTCCGACCATCCTTCAATCCGGTCTGACATCTGTAATCCACCTGTCAACCCCATATCTTCTCTATACCAAGTTCGGCATCGACATGTTCAGTTCGCCATCATTATACAGTGCCATGTCACTCGTATCATCCATCATGGAACTATCCGTAC GTCTGTGGAATGGGTATGATGCTACAGAGTTAGCGACTCCAGAGGCGTTTGAAGCGGATCCATCGCTGGTTTGGCAGTTTTACAGTTACAGGCGAAGAGCAGCATTGAAAGCCAAACCCAACGCAGGACACTATGCCCTGGCGGAGCTCGCAAGGAGACAGGGTCCAAACAAATTTTTGACATTGACACAGAATGTGGATGGGCTAAGTGTGCGAGCCAAACATCCTCCTGAAGGACTTTTACATTTGCATGGCGACCTGTTTACGCTACAATGCACCTCGTTCACTTGTACATATAAAGAAGAGGGAAATTTCCAGGACCCTCTGACCCCAGCTCTACGAGAAAGCATAAACCAGTTCGACAAGAAGTTATCTGGTGAAACCAGTAATGACAGCAACAATGACATCAACGCCAACGACGAAGGTGCAAGTGATGAGGGTAATGGTCATGATACCATCAAACATATCCCCATATCAGACTTGCCAATATGTCCGCTATGTCGAGTAGGACTATTACGGCCTGGAGTAGTATGGTTTGGCGAGCCACTACCTCTACGAGTGATGACAAGAGCCGACGATTTCATTACCAGCGACGAAGTGGACCTAATCCTGGTGGTCGGCACTTCAGGCACCGTTTGGCCTGCAGCAGGTTATGTCGAGCAAGTGGTCATGAACGGCGGCAAAGTAGCCATTTTCAACATCGACCCGCCCGATATGACCGACAAAGACTTCGACGGCTGGATCTTCACGGGCGATGCCACCCACTGGCTGCCCAAAGCACTCGAACCACTCGTCGGCAAAATCCGAGTCCCCTCACGCTAA
- the NCA2 gene encoding Nca2p (Protein that regulates expression of Fo-F1 ATP synthase subunits; involved in the regulation of mitochondrial expression of subunits 6 (Atp6p) and 8 (Atp8p) of the Fo-F1 ATP synthase; functions with Nca3p; GO_component: GO:0016021 - integral component of membrane [Evidence IEA]; GO_component: GO:0016020 - membrane [Evidence IEA]; GO_component: GO:0031966 - mitochondrial membrane [Evidence IEA]; GO_component: GO:0005741 - mitochondrial outer membrane [Evidence IDA] [PMID 16407407]; GO_component: GO:0005739 - mitochondrion [Evidence IEA]; GO_component: GO:0005739 - mitochondrion [Evidence IDA] [PMID 14562095]; GO_component: GO:0005739 - mitochondrion [Evidence IDA] [PMID 14576278]; GO_component: GO:0005739 - mitochondrion [Evidence IDA] [PMID 16823961]; GO_function: GO:0003674 - molecular_function [Evidence ND]; GO_process: GO:0009060 - aerobic respiration [Evidence IMP] [PMID 7723016]; GO_process: GO:0016071 - mRNA metabolic process [Evidence IMP] [PMID 7723016]): MANHRVDRFRKVLERKGGSVDDDSVLSTAATGSSDQGKRAPAASSSSLLLTFEDGNYVPLSVVKQTLSQFTESLPKGSADSGAVGAAGSGAAGLVDAGAGDGVEDSEAWHTLGWAALSVYGHVVNHLLAQTLPITSGILYWDDLLDSGPMGLAVHGVQVLPWWLYSQGSKFIRGEHNWKEALNKHTSAYAHARAGARTTSQTGQGSDTGSGHSGHSDRKTHLGTNVLSAIHFSLSSIPFKKIQPTSITELVYMANPAYVSLRRKIKQNRRELIAARDSAARRLGVVVSQCWNDEEDAKMDATNVAEFEAKLIERHTCGCIDTIYREIVNEEGDINSTNHNATVTPASYAQRIITVINMLPADKDRYSTTIRKHGTPSFYIRYWPMATLALAGAYKVLGNWQAITDWAKTQLWETLVAFWQNRLVKPLYQIYETIRYDENEQLSLISKKSLESDIQSLERMVIDLVTKTDKSISPDILQTKVVQGDLTDVLVNYEKQIQTPIRSIVNGELIRSLLIQVQKAKVDVEVAVSGIDKLLQSQQLVFGLVAALPAIAVSWWAVRAVVNSTLEGNTQRRVKGAHNIKGEIYSSLYNVKRILRKAAKKADSKCDLSPLGVGLLLCETHLLRDLSRQILNRSRYREFVDDLDQLELSPSVSAKQLALDRIYWRNYF, encoded by the coding sequence ATGGCTAATCACAGAGTTGACAGGTTTAGGAAGGTTTTAGAGAGGAAGGGAGGGTCAGTGGACGATGATAGTGTTCTTTCGACTGCAGCAACTGGCAGTTCTGACCAGGGGAAGAGAGCTCCGgcagcttcgtcttcgtcgcTGTTGCTGACGTTTGAAGACGGCAATTACGTGCCATTGTCAGTTGTCAAGCAGACTTTAAGTCAATTTACTGAGAGTTTGCCAAAAGGTTCGGCTGATTCAGGTGCGGTTGGTGCTGCCGgttcaggtgctgctggtttagttgatgctggtgcGGGTGATGGGGTCGAGGATAGCGAGGCATGGCATACTCTTGGATGGGCTGCTCTGTCGGTGTATGGCCATGTGGTGAACCATTTGCTGGCCCAGACCCTGCCAATTACAAGTGGAATCCTCTATTGGGACGATTTGCTTGACTCGGGACCAATGGGTCTGGCTGTCCATGGAGTCCAGGTTCTGCCATGGTGGTTGTATTCCCAGGGCTCTAAGTTTATTCGTGGAGAACACAATTGGAAAGAAGCACTAAATAAACACACGAGTGCCTATGCTCATGCTCGTGCTGGTGCTCGCACAACCAGCCAGACTGGTCAAGGCAGTGACACAGGTTCAGGCCATTCTGGTCATTCTGACCGTAAAACACACCTTGGAACCAATGTTTTAAGCGCAATTCATTTCAGCCTGAGCTCGATTCCatttaaaaaaatccaGCCTACTTCAATTACCGAGCTGGTATATATGGCCAATCCAGCCTATGTGTCTCTACGAAGAAAgatcaaacaaaacaggAGAGAGTTAATTGCTGCTCGTGACAGTGCTGCTAGAAGACTGGGTGTAGTGGTGTCTCAGTGTTGGAACGATGAAGAGGACGCTAAAATGGATGCTACAAATGTCGCTGAGTTTGAAGCAAAGCTGATTGAACGACATACTTGTGGATGCATCGACACTATCTATAGAGAGATTGTAAACGAAGAAGgtgatatcaacagcacTAACCACAATGCTACGGTTACTCCTGCCAGTTATGCCCAACGAATCATCACCGTCATCAATATGCTGCCTGCTGATAAGGACCGGTATTCAACTACCATCCGCAAGCATGGAACTCCAAGTTTTTATATTAGGTATTGGCCCATGGCTACATTGGCACTGGCTGGTGCTTATAAAGTGTTGGGAAATTGGCAGGCCATTACAGACTGGGCCAAGACCCAGCTATGGGAGACTCTTGTGGCATTCTGGCAGAATAGACTGGTTAAACCATTGTACCAAATCTATGAGACTATTCGGTATGATGAAAACGAGCAACTGTCACTTATCAGCAAAAAGTCTCTTGAATCGGACATCCAATCTTTAGAACGGATGGTTATTGACCTTGTTACTAAGACTGACAAGTCCATTTCCCCAGACATCTTACAAACAAAGGTAGTACAAGGAGATCTCACTGATGTTCTTGTAAATTACGAAAAGCAAATCCAGACACCTATTCGATCAATTGTCAATGGCGAGTTGATTCGGTCGTTATTAATTCAAGTCCAGAAAGCCAAAGTTGATGTCGAAGTTGCAGTTAGTGGCATTGACAAACTTCTACAGTCCCAGCAACTGGTCTTTGGACTAGTAGCAGCACTACCAGCCATAGCTGTTTCTTGGTGGGCCGTCCGTGCTGTTGTCAATAGCACACTTGAAGGGAATACACAGCGTAGAGTTAAAGGTGCTCACAACATTAAAGGTGAGATCTATTCTTCCTTGTACAATGTCAAACGGATTCTTCGTAAGGCGGCAAAGAAAGCTGACAGCAAGTGTGATCTTTCTCCCTTGGGTGTTGGTTTGTTACTTTGTGAAACACATCTGCTTCGGGATCTGTCAAGACAAATTCTCAACCGCTCTCGATACCGcgagtttgttgatgacCTTGACCAGCTAGAACTATCACcatctgtttctgctaAACAATTAGCTCTTGACAGAATCTACTGGCGTAACTATTTTTAA